The proteins below are encoded in one region of Segatella copri:
- a CDS encoding type IV toxin-antitoxin system AbiEi family antitoxin domain-containing protein has protein sequence MQIMEKRMTNQKSEGYISAKDMAGRAAYYKVLQAAKNGELTRIKRGVYATDDHLASQMLDVEKVVPGGVLCLYSAWSHYQLTTQVPQEYCLAIKRGRKITLPDYPPITLCHWSDTAFNLGITNTEIEGFKVRIYDVEKCVCDAVKYRNKIGIDVCTEIIKEYLKRRDRNVSKLMKYASQLRVAKTLGTYLQMEL, from the coding sequence ATGCAAATCATGGAAAAGCGTATGACAAATCAAAAATCTGAAGGCTACATCTCTGCAAAAGATATGGCAGGAAGAGCTGCATACTATAAAGTATTGCAAGCCGCCAAGAATGGCGAACTCACCAGAATAAAAAGAGGTGTGTATGCAACCGATGACCATTTGGCAAGTCAAATGCTTGATGTGGAAAAGGTTGTTCCTGGTGGTGTGTTGTGTCTGTATTCCGCTTGGTCACATTATCAGTTGACTACACAGGTACCACAAGAATATTGTCTTGCAATAAAAAGAGGCCGAAAAATCACCCTTCCAGATTATCCCCCAATTACACTATGCCATTGGAGTGATACCGCCTTTAACCTTGGAATTACGAATACAGAGATTGAGGGTTTCAAGGTGAGGATATATGACGTGGAGAAATGTGTCTGTGATGCAGTAAAGTATAGAAACAAAATCGGCATAGATGTCTGTACGGAGATTATAAAGGAATATCTGAAACGCAGAGATCGTAATGTCAGCAAACTGATGAAATATGCCTCACAATTGAGAGTTGCCAAAACATTGGGAACATATCTACAAATGGAACTATAA
- a CDS encoding nucleotidyl transferase AbiEii/AbiGii toxin family protein yields MTTKNYARSVRAKLLNISKEENVFYQSILTRYFQERLLYRLSVSPYKERFILKGGALLYAHEHLKARPTLDIDFLGQQISRELDNIKETFRNLCDIECLEDGVVFEKDSISVEEITLKKEYNGVRVHVKVGLDTASQVISMDVGFGDIITPAPVDLSYPVLLDTLPEVDILAYSLETVVAEKYQAMIDHATENSRMKDFFDVYRILKAGNIDLNTLQEAITTTFENRGTAISTEYSLFEDSFATDAKRNIMWNSYLKKIKFKEPLTFQEVWTYITQELKQYMEK; encoded by the coding sequence ATGACAACGAAGAATTATGCTCGCTCGGTAAGAGCGAAACTGCTTAATATATCGAAAGAAGAGAATGTCTTCTACCAATCGATATTGACACGATACTTTCAGGAGCGTCTGTTGTACCGTCTGTCGGTAAGTCCATACAAAGAACGCTTTATATTGAAAGGTGGTGCATTACTGTATGCCCATGAGCATTTGAAAGCAAGACCAACATTGGACATAGATTTCCTTGGTCAACAGATTAGCCGTGAGTTGGACAATATCAAGGAGACATTCAGAAATTTATGCGACATAGAATGTCTGGAAGACGGTGTTGTCTTTGAAAAGGACAGCATTAGCGTAGAAGAAATCACTCTCAAAAAAGAATATAATGGTGTGCGAGTGCATGTCAAGGTAGGACTTGACACGGCAAGCCAAGTTATTTCCATGGATGTAGGCTTTGGCGACATCATAACTCCTGCACCCGTTGACCTTTCTTATCCGGTGTTGCTGGACACATTACCAGAAGTTGACATCTTGGCTTACTCTTTAGAAACCGTGGTGGCAGAAAAGTATCAGGCAATGATAGACCATGCGACAGAGAACAGCCGCATGAAAGACTTCTTTGATGTGTACAGAATACTAAAAGCAGGAAATATTGACTTGAACACATTGCAAGAAGCCATCACAACCACGTTTGAGAATAGAGGCACCGCCATCTCTACGGAATATAGCCTTTTCGAGGATTCTTTTGCGACAGATGCCAAACGAAATATTATGTGGAATAGTTATTTGAAGAAAATCAAATTCAAGGAGCCACTAACCTTCCAAGAAGTTTGGACATATATCACACAGGAACTGAAACAATACATGGAAAAATAA
- a CDS encoding DUF4134 domain-containing protein, with amino-acid sequence MKFSHIIKNVVSSFVFALLPLSASAKCGNVDYSWGADALAGMHDYVVTMMLYVLYLTYAVAAVMVIISALQIYIKMNTGEDGVTKSILTLIGASLFMIGASILFPAFFGYQI; translated from the coding sequence ATGAAATTTAGCCATATCATAAAGAATGTAGTAAGTTCCTTTGTCTTTGCGCTGCTCCCCCTGTCAGCATCAGCCAAATGCGGTAATGTGGACTATAGCTGGGGAGCAGACGCACTGGCAGGGATGCACGACTATGTGGTGACGATGATGCTGTATGTGCTGTATCTGACATACGCTGTTGCTGCTGTGATGGTGATTATATCCGCTTTGCAGATATACATCAAGATGAACACAGGGGAAGATGGAGTTACCAAGTCCATACTGACGCTGATAGGAGCCAGTCTGTTTATGATAGGTGCATCCATACTGTTCCCAGCATTCTTTGGCTACCAGATTTAA
- a CDS encoding DUF4134 domain-containing protein yields MFKKTTNYLKKTAKSVLSSGRLKTLAFMLLVGGGIAMAQNSAGDYTAGTTALTTVTEEIAKYVPIVVKLCYAIAGVVAVVGAISVYIAMNNEEQDVKKKIMMIVGACIFLVAAAQALPLFFGVTN; encoded by the coding sequence ATGTTTAAGAAAACAACGAACTATTTGAAGAAGACCGCCAAGAGCGTTCTCTCTTCAGGACGCTTGAAGACATTGGCATTTATGCTCCTTGTGGGCGGTGGCATTGCCATGGCGCAAAACTCGGCAGGTGACTACACAGCAGGAACCACTGCCTTGACAACTGTGACGGAGGAAATAGCCAAATACGTGCCTATTGTGGTCAAGCTCTGTTATGCCATTGCAGGTGTTGTTGCCGTAGTGGGTGCCATCAGCGTTTACATCGCCATGAACAATGAGGAGCAGGATGTCAAGAAGAAGATCATGATGATTGTAGGAGCATGTATCTTCCTCGTGGCAGCAGCACAGGCATTGCCATTGTTCTTCGGTGTGACCAACTAA
- a CDS encoding DUF4133 domain-containing protein — MAREEQEIRYPDYPLFKGLQKPLEFMGIQGRYIYWAAATAGGAIIGFIAAYCLMGIIAGLIVLVVAITTGAGLIMFKQRKGLHTKKNDQGVFIYAYSKRI, encoded by the coding sequence ATGGCAAGAGAAGAGCAGGAAATCCGCTACCCCGATTACCCACTGTTCAAGGGACTCCAGAAGCCTCTTGAATTCATGGGAATACAAGGGCGGTATATCTATTGGGCAGCAGCCACGGCAGGAGGAGCCATCATCGGCTTCATTGCCGCCTACTGTCTGATGGGTATTATTGCAGGACTGATAGTGTTGGTCGTGGCAATCACTACGGGTGCAGGTCTCATCATGTTCAAGCAACGGAAGGGACTGCATACCAAGAAGAACGACCAAGGAGTGTTTATCTATGCCTACAGCAAGCGCATATAA
- a CDS encoding TraG family conjugative transposon ATPase translates to MVLYVILFFVAICIGMAISVYAFGTGGKRKKIFQDIYFSVEDTDGIGVLYTKTGEYSAILRMENPVQKYSANIDSYYEFTNLFAAIAQTLGEGYALHKQDIFTRKQFKDESGKGHEFLSESYFRYFNGREHTDSMTYLTITQENKKSRLMSFDNKKWRDFLVKIRKVQDQLKDAGIKSEFLNKQEASLYVDRFFAMNFRDKMVSMTGFKVDDEMIGMGDRRCKVYSLVDVDCANLPTQIRPFTNIEVNNTSMPVDLVALVDSIPGVESVVYNQIIFVPNQKRELALLDKKKNRHASMPNPSNLIAVEDIKRVQEVIARENKQLVYTHYNMIVTVKPDTDIQKCTNHLENAFGRMGIHISKRAYNQLELFVNSFPGNCYGMNADYDRFLTLGDAATCLMYKEKIVHSEDTPFKVYYTDRQGVPVAIDISGKEGRNKLTDNSNFFVLGPSGSGKSFYVNSMVRQAHEQDTDIVLVDTGNSYEGLCEYFGGKYISYTEEHPITMNPFKIKREEWNIEKLGFLKNLVMLIWKGSQGTVSKTEDRLIEQVINEYYDAYFTTKRVSNLCLNTFYEFSTERLPKICEENGLHGIDLSSYNYLLKDFYKGGSHDVTLNENMDSSLFDETFIVFEIDSIKDDPLLFPLVTLIIMDVFLQKMRIKKNRKMLIIEEAWKAIASPMMAEYIKYLYKTARKFWASVGVVTQEIQDIIGSEIVKEAIINNSDVVMLLDQSKFKERFDTIKAILGLTDVDCKKIFTINRLENKEGRSFFREVFIRRGQTSNVYGVEEPHECYMTYTTERAEKEALKLYKRVLKCNHQQAIEAYCRDWDASGISKSLAFAQKVNQAGKVLNLGNKNKK, encoded by the coding sequence ATGGTACTATATGTAATCTTATTTTTCGTGGCAATCTGCATTGGCATGGCCATATCGGTCTATGCCTTTGGTACTGGTGGCAAGCGGAAGAAAATCTTTCAGGACATCTACTTCTCCGTGGAAGACACGGACGGTATCGGTGTGCTCTATACAAAGACTGGAGAGTATTCTGCCATCCTGAGAATGGAGAACCCAGTGCAGAAATATTCTGCCAATATAGACAGCTATTATGAGTTCACCAATTTGTTTGCTGCCATCGCACAGACTCTGGGTGAAGGCTATGCCCTGCACAAGCAGGACATCTTTACCAGAAAGCAGTTTAAGGATGAGAGTGGCAAGGGACACGAGTTCCTTTCCGAATCCTACTTCCGCTATTTCAACGGAAGAGAACATACGGACAGTATGACCTATCTGACCATTACGCAGGAGAACAAGAAGAGCCGTCTGATGTCCTTCGACAACAAAAAGTGGCGAGATTTCCTGGTAAAAATCAGAAAGGTGCAAGACCAACTGAAGGATGCCGGTATCAAGTCGGAGTTTCTGAACAAACAAGAAGCAAGTCTGTATGTTGACCGCTTCTTTGCCATGAACTTCCGTGACAAGATGGTGAGCATGACAGGATTCAAGGTGGATGACGAGATGATAGGTATGGGTGACAGACGCTGTAAGGTATATAGTCTTGTGGATGTGGATTGCGCCAACTTGCCGACACAAATCCGTCCGTTTACCAACATCGAGGTGAACAACACCAGCATGCCAGTGGATCTGGTAGCATTGGTGGACAGCATTCCTGGTGTGGAGAGTGTGGTGTATAACCAAATCATCTTTGTGCCGAATCAGAAGCGTGAGCTTGCCCTGCTCGACAAAAAGAAGAACCGCCATGCCAGCATGCCGAACCCAAGCAATCTGATTGCCGTGGAGGACATCAAGCGAGTGCAGGAGGTGATAGCGAGAGAAAACAAGCAGCTGGTATATACCCACTATAATATGATAGTGACGGTGAAGCCAGACACGGATATACAAAAGTGTACCAACCATCTGGAGAATGCCTTTGGCAGGATGGGCATCCATATCTCGAAGCGAGCCTATAACCAGTTAGAGCTGTTTGTCAACTCTTTCCCCGGCAACTGCTATGGGATGAATGCCGACTACGACCGATTCTTGACCTTGGGCGATGCTGCCACCTGCCTGATGTACAAGGAAAAGATTGTGCATAGCGAGGACACACCCTTCAAGGTCTATTATACCGACCGCCAAGGAGTACCAGTAGCCATCGACATATCAGGAAAAGAGGGACGAAACAAGCTGACCGACAACAGCAACTTCTTTGTCCTCGGTCCTTCGGGAAGCGGCAAGAGTTTTTATGTAAACTCCATGGTGCGCCAAGCCCATGAGCAGGACACCGACATCGTGTTGGTAGATACAGGAAACTCGTATGAGGGACTATGTGAATACTTTGGAGGCAAATACATATCCTACACAGAAGAACATCCTATCACGATGAACCCTTTCAAAATCAAGCGAGAGGAATGGAACATCGAGAAGTTGGGATTCCTGAAGAACCTGGTGATGCTGATATGGAAAGGAAGTCAAGGCACAGTAAGCAAGACCGAAGACAGACTGATAGAACAAGTCATCAACGAGTATTACGATGCCTATTTCACCACCAAGCGAGTGAGCAACCTCTGTCTCAACACTTTCTATGAGTTCAGTACTGAGCGACTGCCGAAAATATGCGAGGAGAACGGTCTGCATGGCATAGACCTGTCATCCTACAACTATCTGTTGAAGGACTTCTATAAAGGAGGCAGCCATGATGTGACGCTGAATGAGAATATGGACAGCAGTCTGTTTGATGAGACCTTCATCGTCTTCGAAATCGACAGTATCAAGGATGATCCACTGCTCTTTCCACTGGTGACACTCATCATCATGGACGTGTTCCTGCAGAAGATGCGCATTAAAAAGAACCGAAAGATGCTCATCATCGAGGAGGCATGGAAAGCCATCGCCTCGCCCATGATGGCGGAATACATAAAATATCTGTATAAGACCGCCAGAAAATTCTGGGCAAGCGTGGGTGTGGTGACACAGGAGATACAGGACATCATCGGCAGCGAGATAGTGAAGGAAGCCATCATCAACAACTCGGATGTGGTGATGCTGCTCGACCAGAGCAAGTTCAAGGAACGATTCGACACCATCAAGGCGATACTCGGTTTGACCGATGTGGACTGCAAGAAGATATTCACCATCAACCGCTTGGAGAACAAGGAAGGACGCAGTTTCTTCCGTGAAGTCTTTATCAGGCGAGGACAGACCAGCAATGTGTATGGTGTGGAAGAACCGCATGAGTGCTATATGACCTACACCACGGAACGAGCGGAGAAGGAAGCATTAAAACTCTACAAGCGAGTGTTGAAATGCAACCACCAACAAGCTATCGAAGCCTATTGCAGGGATTGGGATGCAAGCGGTATCAGTAAGAGCCTCGCCTTTGCTCAAAAGGTAAATCAGGCAGGAAAAGTACTGAATTTAGGGAACAAAAATAAAAAGTAA
- a CDS encoding DUF5045 domain-containing protein: MDRKKTRIGTIMLMLGVAISGNAQSGVTYNHDSSKKNQITVMEIGSGSLSPELYYQLLHSSYKKSAASKNKLGFRTTAGIGAFNQVEYAEAIDSALTKRAEIEALNMADRQVDLAWKVEGSKINSKMDAFKKNIDRILPVGGSIGDKQRWTEYYHVYETAIKATKDAYMPNAKRKKIYLQIYADVAKQNETLVKQLVQISNASKTKELLTANGNYQTANKRSIISSASSKWREAGVAVRNNTSSGSNNGSNEDDNDLKINR; the protein is encoded by the coding sequence ATGGATAGAAAGAAAACAAGAATAGGAACCATCATGTTGATGTTGGGAGTCGCTATCAGCGGCAATGCCCAAAGTGGTGTAACATACAATCATGACAGTTCGAAAAAGAACCAGATAACGGTGATGGAAATCGGTAGTGGTAGTCTGTCACCAGAATTGTACTATCAGTTACTGCACAGCAGTTACAAGAAGTCGGCTGCGAGTAAGAACAAACTTGGTTTTCGTACAACGGCAGGAATCGGAGCCTTCAATCAAGTGGAATATGCCGAAGCCATCGACTCCGCCCTGACCAAGAGAGCAGAGATTGAGGCGTTGAATATGGCAGACCGACAGGTGGATCTGGCATGGAAGGTGGAAGGAAGCAAGATAAACAGCAAGATGGATGCCTTCAAGAAGAACATCGACCGCATCCTGCCTGTAGGCGGATCCATCGGTGACAAGCAACGCTGGACAGAATACTATCATGTCTATGAGACAGCCATCAAAGCCACCAAGGATGCCTATATGCCCAATGCCAAGCGTAAGAAGATATACCTACAGATTTATGCAGATGTGGCAAAACAGAACGAGACACTTGTGAAGCAACTGGTGCAGATTTCGAATGCCAGCAAGACCAAGGAATTGTTGACAGCAAACGGCAACTACCAGACCGCCAACAAACGAAGTATCATCAGCAGTGCATCCAGCAAATGGCGAGAGGCAGGAGTGGCAGTGAGAAACAACACATCTTCTGGCAGTAATAACGGTTCGAACGAGGATGACAATGATTTGAAAATAAATAGATAA
- the traK gene encoding conjugative transposon protein TraK, whose amino-acid sequence MVIKNLENKVKLVTIICSLFLVGCVLISISSIWTAKNMVVDAQNKIYVLDGNVPILVQRTTMDETLDVEAKSHIEMFHHYFFTLAPDDKYIKYTMEKAMYLVDETGLAQYNTLKEKGFYSNIMGTSAVFSIFCDSIKFNKEKMEFTYYGRQRIERRTNVLTRELVTAGQLKRVPRTDNNPHGLLIVNWRTLLNKDIDQKTKSNY is encoded by the coding sequence ATGGTAATCAAGAATTTAGAGAATAAGGTGAAGTTGGTGACTATCATCTGTAGCCTGTTTCTGGTTGGGTGCGTGCTGATAAGTATCAGTAGCATCTGGACGGCGAAGAATATGGTGGTGGATGCACAGAACAAAATCTATGTGTTGGACGGCAACGTGCCGATTCTGGTACAGCGTACGACGATGGATGAGACATTGGATGTGGAAGCAAAGAGCCATATCGAGATGTTCCATCATTATTTCTTCACATTGGCACCAGATGACAAGTACATCAAATACACGATGGAGAAAGCCATGTATCTGGTGGATGAGACAGGATTGGCGCAGTACAATACGCTGAAAGAAAAGGGTTTCTACTCCAATATCATGGGAACAAGTGCCGTGTTCAGCATCTTCTGTGACAGTATCAAGTTCAACAAGGAGAAGATGGAGTTCACCTACTACGGCAGACAGCGCATTGAGCGTAGAACCAATGTGCTGACCCGTGAACTGGTGACGGCAGGACAGTTGAAACGAGTGCCGAGAACTGACAACAACCCACATGGATTGCTGATAGTGAACTGGCGAACCTTGCTCAACAAGGATATTGACCAGAAGACGAAGAGCAACTATTGA
- the traM gene encoding conjugative transposon protein TraM, whose protein sequence is MKLTERINFRQPKYMLPAIVYLPLLGASYFIFDLFDTKVAEKKDANMQTTEYLNPNLPQAHIKGGDGIGGKYENMLNAYGKIEDHSAVENIDRDNEQEKEEYQSKYSDAELQQLDAEAKRQAEMEKQREAQETHERQRENEALAELNKALAEARLKGQQATQQNSSSSATASDETTATAKGGINIEGKIKVNENARKEADENDKPSEVVKKVKTSSDYFNTLAVNEKEPTLIKAIIDETVKAVDGSRVRLRLLDDVEIGEMIVKKGAYLYATMSGFSSQRVKGTVKSVLVDDEIVKINLSLYDTDGMEGLYVPSSQFRETSKDVASGAVTGNVDMNTTNTGSRFSQWGMQTMQNAYQKTSNAIGKAIKKNKVKLKYGTFVYLINSKDTKSK, encoded by the coding sequence ATGAAGCTGACAGAAAGAATCAATTTCAGACAACCCAAGTACATGCTACCTGCGATTGTCTATCTTCCACTGCTCGGTGCCTCCTACTTTATCTTCGACCTCTTTGATACCAAGGTGGCGGAGAAAAAGGATGCCAATATGCAGACCACGGAATATCTGAATCCGAACCTTCCACAAGCTCATATCAAGGGCGGTGACGGTATTGGAGGCAAGTATGAGAACATGTTGAACGCCTACGGCAAGATAGAAGACCATAGTGCCGTGGAAAATATAGACCGAGACAATGAGCAAGAAAAAGAAGAATACCAAAGCAAGTATTCGGATGCAGAACTGCAACAGTTGGATGCCGAAGCCAAGAGGCAAGCAGAAATGGAAAAACAGAGAGAAGCACAAGAAACCCATGAGCGACAAAGAGAGAATGAGGCGTTGGCTGAGCTGAACAAGGCACTTGCCGAAGCAAGACTGAAGGGACAGCAAGCTACGCAACAGAACTCATCGTCTTCAGCAACAGCATCCGATGAAACAACAGCTACAGCCAAGGGCGGTATCAACATTGAGGGCAAAATCAAGGTGAATGAAAATGCCCGAAAGGAAGCTGACGAGAATGATAAGCCAAGTGAAGTGGTTAAAAAGGTGAAGACATCATCTGATTACTTCAACACATTGGCGGTGAACGAGAAAGAGCCGACACTGATAAAGGCTATCATTGACGAAACTGTGAAAGCCGTGGATGGAAGCCGTGTGCGCTTGCGATTGCTTGATGATGTGGAAATCGGTGAGATGATAGTGAAGAAAGGCGCATACCTGTATGCCACCATGAGCGGTTTCAGTTCACAACGAGTGAAAGGCACGGTGAAAAGTGTGTTGGTGGATGACGAAATAGTGAAAATCAACCTATCACTCTATGACACAGACGGCATGGAAGGCTTGTATGTGCCAAGCAGCCAGTTTAGAGAGACCAGCAAGGATGTGGCAAGCGGAGCCGTGACCGGCAATGTGGATATGAACACCACCAATACTGGCAGCCGTTTTTCGCAGTGGGGCATGCAGACCATGCAGAATGCCTATCAGAAAACAAGCAATGCCATAGGCAAGGCTATCAAAAAGAACAAGGTAAAGTTGAAATACGGAACATTTGTGTATCTGATAAATTCGAAAGATACTAAGAGTAAGTAA
- the traN gene encoding conjugative transposon protein TraN, whose translation MNIKKTIGALIMCAISVIPMMAQQTCAESYQPCTYQEMEQLTVNEQVTTVITASEPIRFVDISTDKIAGDQPINNTVRLKPKEGMHEDGEVLAIVTIVTERYRTQYALLYTTRLQEAVTDKEIQQIEKNAYNNPAVTLSSTDMARYARQIWSSEAHVNNVKTKAHKMVMRLNNIYSSGDYFFLDFSVENKTDIPFDIDQIRLKLTDKKTTKATNSQMVELHPVFTLEQTKRFRYGYRNVIVIRKMTFPNDKQLTIEMTENQISGRTISLKVNYSDVLSADSFNPIFLK comes from the coding sequence ATGAATATCAAGAAGACCATTGGCGCACTGATAATGTGTGCAATAAGTGTCATACCGATGATGGCACAACAGACCTGTGCGGAGAGTTATCAGCCCTGCACCTACCAGGAGATGGAGCAGCTGACCGTGAACGAGCAAGTGACTACAGTCATCACGGCAAGCGAACCCATCCGCTTTGTGGATATATCCACCGACAAAATAGCAGGAGACCAACCCATCAACAATACTGTGCGTTTGAAACCCAAGGAAGGAATGCATGAAGATGGTGAAGTGCTTGCCATCGTAACTATTGTGACGGAACGCTATCGCACCCAATATGCGCTACTCTATACCACCAGACTGCAAGAGGCAGTGACGGATAAGGAGATACAACAGATAGAGAAGAATGCCTATAACAATCCTGCGGTTACATTGTCCTCTACGGACATGGCTCGTTACGCTCGTCAGATTTGGAGCTCGGAAGCCCATGTGAACAATGTGAAGACCAAAGCGCATAAAATGGTGATGCGACTGAACAACATATATTCATCGGGCGACTATTTCTTCTTGGACTTCTCGGTGGAGAACAAGACAGACATACCGTTTGACATAGACCAAATACGATTAAAGCTGACGGACAAGAAGACCACAAAGGCAACCAACTCACAGATGGTAGAGTTGCATCCAGTCTTCACGTTGGAGCAGACCAAGCGTTTCCGCTATGGCTACCGCAATGTGATAGTCATTCGGAAGATGACATTCCCGAATGACAAGCAATTAACTATCGAAATGACGGAGAACCAAATCAGCGGTCGCACCATCTCATTGAAAGTGAACTATAGCGATGTGTTGTCAGCCGACTCATTCAATCCGATTTTTCTAAAATAG